Within the Gloeobacter kilaueensis JS1 genome, the region TGCCTGAGGAGGCATTTAACTCGATGCGGTCCGCTGCACAAAGGGCCATGCTTGCCAGCTCTATCCCCCGCCGCGCCTCGGTTATAGCAGCCTGGATGTCAATTGGATCGGTCGATAGTACCTCATTCACCGGCAGCGCCATGACAGTCGCTGCTTCTAAATACAAGTCCTGGACAAGCCACTCGCGGCATAATTCCATCCGCTCTACCTGGTCGGCGGTGTACAACAGCACGACCCCCCCCACCGTCAATCCCTGGCCCTGTAGATAGCGAGTAAGTGTTACGAGAGAGCCTTCCTGGTTAGTTGGATAACCCGGTCTTTCTGACGAAGGATCCTGTTTACCAACAAATGAAACGACGACACTGACCACCTCAGAGCCCAAAGTAGAAACCAGTATCAGCGTAGCTCTACCTCAAACAAACTGGCTCTGGCTCATCGGTGGATAACGGTTCTTGATAATAGATCGTTGCTCACTCTCTGCGGGTGTTGAAGTTGGAGTCAGCTCTGGTCTCAGTCCAAACCAGCGAAGCGTTGATTTTCTAGAATCCTTAAGTGGCTATCGATCTTCGCGGGCGCGCCACACGCGCAAAATGAAGAGCGCATCGTCCTTTAGTTCGTAACGCATCTCGTAGTCCGCGACGATGAGCCGCCGCACGTTGCGGGGGGCAAATTCCGGCAAGGCAGTACCGAGTTGGGGGAACTGTTCGAGTCGCTTAGCTGCTGCAATGAGGCTTCTGACGACTCTGGCAGCAGCCTGTGGATTTGTCGGTCGCAAAAAGGCATGGAGACGGTTCAAGTCCACAAGAGACTTGTCGGTCCACCTTACTTCCATGCGGGCGGCGGCAGGGGGGCGTCAGTTTCAAGGCTCGCTGCCCAAATTTCAATAGAAGCTTGATCGACAGTGCGACCAGCGTCCACATCCGCTAGACCCTCAAGGGTGAGGCGATAGCGGCGCTCTTCCTGTTCGATAAAATCCGCCAGCGCCTGCCTGACATTCCACCAGTGGTGCCGGACGGTTTCCTCAGCCTCGAGGTCGAGCGCGTCTTCGATGAAGATCTGCGCCTGAGCTATGTGCTCTGGGAGGAATTGAAAGTACCAACTCTCGTTCTCAAGGTGGTCTCCAAGACGCGCAACAAAGAGTACCGGCAAAAAAAAGCGCTCTACGCCGAATTGGGCGTGCCCTACTACGTCATCTATGCGCCCCGCCGCCGTCGCAAGGAACACCTTGAGATTTATCGCCTGGTCGAAGAGCCGTACGTGTTGTTGCCGGGGCAACCGGCGTGGATCGAGGAACTTGGTTTGGGCATTGGCCGAGAGCGAGGCACCTACGAGGGCGTTACAAGAGAATGGTTATACTGGTACGATCGCGACGGCAAACGGTACGCCACGCCTGAAGAACGGTTGGCGCAGGCTGAAGAGCAAGTCGAACGAAATCGAGAGCGAATCAGAGCCTTGGAGCAGAAGCTGCGCGAATCGGGCATCGAGCCGTAGGAACCCTTGTTCGCTTTCGTATACGGAGCTGCTGCAGGAATTTGGTTGAAACAATCCTTTAATTGTTTACGGCAAATCTACGGGTGGATGCCACCCTGCCAGCTCCCACTGCTGACGAACGGTGACGGCAATCAAGTTGTTCATCTGCAAAGCAATCACTGTGGCCCGACCGCAGACTGTGTATCCAATCACTCGCGTCCCATCCGGACTCCAGCGAAAATGCCGGGACCAACGCTGAGTACGAGGATTGAACAGTTTGGTCGATCGGCCTGTTATCGGATCGCGAGCACGGACCTGGGTACCTTTGTAGCTATTGCAAAGCCGACAACTCAGCCACAAATTCTCTTCTTCGTTCGTTCCACCATAAGCTAGAGGAATAATATGTTCTATTTCAAGACGACCCAGGACATATTTTTGAGGACTCAGGCAGTAACCACAACGGTCTTGAGCATGTTGGCGAACCCTTTCACGCAGTTCCTCCGAAATGTATCCAGAACTCATGGACTCAACGGTGGAAGCAATCTTCGTTGTACAGCTTCACGTAGAGCCTGGGCCTTACGAAGTAATTGAAACTGATAAATTTGCATCAGCCCAGCAAGTTCGAGACGCTCAAATTCACCGAGCATACCCGCCTGTTGCCGATTTAGCAATTCACTCAGATGCTGGTCCTGCTGTTCGGGCAATTGCAGTTCGCATAGAGCCAGTACCTGCTCATCGCTTAGTTTCTCGGCTGCGGTGAAATCGCCTGATTCCGGAGCAGGTGAGACTGGAGCGAGAGAAAGAGCTAGAGCTTCGCTCAAAACCTCTCTAACCTCCCGGCCAGATACCTGAGCTAGATCCTGGGCACGGCGGTAGATTTCATCCGGTACATCAAGAGTGATCCGCGTTGTCATAGCTTGAGATTCAGAAGAAAGATCGCCTCAGCAAACCCTAGCCCACAGGGCGACCAAGACCGTGCCAGGGATATGAGAAGGATTAGCCATGGCTTAGAGCGCATCCGGGTCAAGGCCCAGCTCCCGTAATCGTTGGGCCAGGCGCTCGGCGCGCTGTCGCTCTTGTACAACTTGTTGCTCAGCTTGCACGGCTCGCTGTTGCTCCTGTAAAACCTGTTGCTCAGCCTCCAGGGCGCGCTCCATCGGAGTCGGGATCACCGTCCCATCAGCGGTCAGCAGGCGCAGACGATCCTCAGGCACTCCAAAAAACAGCTCAAGCTGCCCACTCCAGAGCCGTCCTGATTCGCTCACCTCAAGCGGCTCGTACTGCCCCTCTACAAGATGAAAACCGCACAGTTCCTGGCTTTGCGGGTCGAACCAGAAGTACTCGGGCACCCGGAGCACATCCTGATAAATTTGTTTTTTCAAACCGCGATCGATCTCCGCCGTCGATTCTGAGAGAATCTCGACGATCACATTGGGCAGGCGGCCTCCCTCCTCCCAGACGGTCCAGCTGCGCCGCTCCCGCCGCTCGCAGCCCAGTACTACAAAAAAGTCCGGCCCCCGAAAGTCCTCGGACTTGCGCTGGGTGAGGCTGTAGTAAATTGTCAGGTTGCCCGAGCAATAAAAATTCTGACGGTCGCGCCAGTGGCTTTCGAGCGACTCGATAAGCACCTGCATCTGCTTACGATGCCAGTCGGATTCCATTGGAGGTTCGTCACTCCACAGGTCGGTGGGCGGCCAGATAACGTCCGCCGCTGGATTCGGCTGGTACATGGATAGGCCCCGCGTCGCGATGGAATTATCTTAGCGAGTCAGGCGATGATGCCGCCCCCCAGCACCCGATCGCCCCCGTACCAGACAGCGGCCTGGCCGGGACAGATGGCAAACTGGGGGGCGTCCGTAAAGACGATGCGCACTCGATTTTCTGGTAACGGAATAATCGTCGCCTCTACCGGCTGGGCGCGGTAGCGCACCTGCACCATAGCCTGGATGGGCGCAGTTGGTTCGGCGATCGAGACCCAGTTCACCTGCCGGGCGATGCATTCGTGGGTGAGGGCTTCCTCGCGCCCACCGACGACGACCCGGTTGTTGGCGGCGTCGATGGCAACGACGTAAAGGGGCTGGGCAGCGGCGACACCGAGGCCCCGGCGCTGGCCGACGGTGTAGTGGTGCGCCCCGTCGTGCTCGCCCAGGATCTTGCCTGCAGTATCGACGATCTCGCCTCTGCGGGTATCGATGTGATTGTCCAGGAAGTTGCGCATCGAGCCCGCCGCTTCCACCAGACAGAGGTCCATGCTCTCGGGCTTGTGGGCGACGCTCAGGCCCAGTTCGGCGGCGATGGCTCGCGTCTGGTCCTTGGTCAACTCGCCCAGGGGAAAGACGGCACTGGCAAGCTGTTCCTGGCTCAGGTCGTAGAGAAAGTAAGACTGGTCCTTGGCTCGATCGACGGCGCGGGCGAGCCAGTGGCGATCGGTTTCAGGATCGAAACCGTTGCGGGCGTAGTGGCCGGTGGCGAGCCTATCGATGCCCAGCTTGTGGCGGGCATAGTCGAGCAGCAGGCCAAATTTCAGTTCTTTGTTGCAGCGCGAACAGGGCAGGGGGGTGACGCCCTGCTGGTAGCCTGTCACCAGAAAATCGACGATCGTCTCCTCGAACTGTTCGCGCACATCGACGATGTGGTGGGCAATGCCCAACTGCTCGCACACCCGCGCCGCGTCCTTCATCCCGTCGGAGCAGCAGGAACCCTTGCCGCGCATCAGCCAGAGGGTGATCCCCAGCACGCGGTAGCCCTGCTGCCGCACGAGGGCAGCGGCGACGGAACTATCGACGCCTCCGGAAAGGGCAGCAGCCAGCTTGATCCCGGCGGTCATGATCCACCTGCAAGACACCTTCTCCAGTATGTCCGATCCGGATCGGGGCTTTCAGGCTGCCAGATTGAGACCCAGCCGCTTCACCCGGCCCAGGGTAATTTCCAGACCGGTCTGCTGGGCCAGGAGTTGTGCGATGTCGTCGGGCCTGAGCACCGTTCCGTCGTTGCGGCAGGTGCCGGTGTAGCGAAGAGCGATGGCTTCTGACTCCGCGCTCACGAGCTCGAGGTCGAGGAGCCAGGGGCGGCAATCGACGGTGCGCGTCTGGCCGGATTTTTTGCTGGTGCGCAGCAGGGGCAGGGTTTCAGAAGCAAGCAGTTGGGAGATAGCGGCCTGCCAGTCCGTGGGAGCGGAAACCTGGAGGGTGAGTTGGTAGGAAGCGGCGGCGAGTTGGGCAGCGGCAGAAGGGCTCTTGAGGGGCACTTCCTCGACCGTCACCAGGGCGATGCCATCCGGTAGCTCAGGCCGAAGCTGAGCGCGGAACGCTTCGGGTGTCATCGCTGTCGCCAATTCAAAATCAACGATTTCACCCTCGCTTTCAAGCCCCAGGGCGAGGGCGGTCGCAATCGAGATGCGCGGCAGGGGATGGAAGCCGTTGGAGTAGGCGAGGGCAATGCCCGCTCGCCTGCAGGCGCGCTCCCAGAAGCGCTGCAGATCCAGGTGCCCGATAAAGCGCACCTCTCCCAGTTTGGTAAAGACGGCCCGCAGTCTCGTGGCAGGTTGGACCGCCGGTCCCTGGGCCTCCACTCGCTCAGGGATGGGAGCCGCAGGGATGACCACATTCGCCCCAAAGTCCTCGCTGCAGACGCCGCAGTGGGAGCAGGAGTCAAAGGAGCAGTCAGGAACGATCGTTTCGGCGAGTGCCCGCCGGTAGTCCTCCACCAGCCACTGTCGATCGATACCGGTGTCGATAAAGTCCCAGGGCAGGGGCGAATCGATGGCTGGAGCAACAACATCCCAGCTGCAGCCAGATTCGGCCAGCACCTGCTCCCAGATCCCGAAGAACCTATCCGGGGCAAACCAGGGATCGTGGCGGGCCACCCCCAGATCCCAGGCGCGGCGAATGGCACGGTGCAGCGAGCGATCGGCGCGGGTGAGCACGTCCTCGAGGCCCGAAACGCGCAGGTCGGTGAAGTTGGCCTTGACACCCTTGAGACGGCGGAACGCCTGCTGCAAGAGCGCCTGCTTGTGAGCGAGTTCAGCGGCGGTGACCGTGTGCCACTGGAAGGGCGTAAACGGTTTGGGGGTGAAGTTGGAAATCGTGACGTGGATCTCGAAGCGGCGACGGTTTGGGGCGCGGCACTCGCGCTGCAGCCAGCCAATCGTCTCGGCGATGCCCAAAACGTCTTCGTCGGTCTCGGTGGGCAGGCCAATCATAAAGTAGAGCTTGACCATGTCCCAACCCTGATCGAAGGCGGTCTTCACCCCCCTCAGCAATTCTTCGTTGGTGAGCCCTTTGTTAATCACATCGCGCAGCCGCTGGGTACCGGCCTCCGGAGCGAAGGTGAGTCCCGGCTTGCGCGCCCCGCCGATAATCTGGGCAATCTGTTCGTCGAAGCGGTCCACCCGCTGGGACGGCAAAGAAAGGGAGATGAGGTCGTTACTCAGGGCATTCTGCAGCTCGGCTCCCACCGCCGGCAGCGACAGATAATCGGAGCAACTGAGCGAGAGCAGCGAGAACTCGTTGTAGCCGGTGGCCTTCAAGCCTTCGAGCACCCCTTCTACCACCTGATCGGGGGCAACGTCGCGGGCCGGTCGGGTGAGCATCCCCGGCTGGCAGAAGCGGCAACCCCGCGTGCAGCCCCGGCGCACCTCGATGGCAAGCCGGTCGTGGACGGTGGCGATAAAGGGCACCAGACCCACAGAGTATTTGGGAATTGGAGCGGCCACCCGCCGCAGCACCCGTGCGGGCACTTCAGCGACAGGAACGAGCCCCCCGGCGCTGGGGGCATAAAAGCGCGGCACGTACACACCCGGCACCTGAGCCAGATCCAGCAGCAGCGCCTCGCGAGTCAGGCCCTGGGCCTTGCCTTCTTCCACCACCAGGCCAATTTCGGCGAGTACCTCCTCGCCGTCGCCGATCACAAAAAAGTCAAAAAATTCGGCGTAAGGTTCGGGGTTGGAGCTGGCGGTCGGGCCACCGGCAAAGACGAGGGGATGGTGCTCATCCCGCTCGCGCCAGCTTAAAGGCAACCCGGCCAGATCGAGCATTTCGAGGACGTTGGTGACGCCCAGTTCGTAGGCGAGGGAGAAGCCGATGATGTCGAACTCCGCCAGCGCCCGGCGCGATTCGACCGCAAAAAGCGGTGTGCCCGTCGAGCGCAACCGTTCAGCAAAGTCGGACCCCGGCAGGTAAGCCCGGTCGCACAGCTGGCGCGGCTGGGTATTGAGGATGTTGTAGAGGATGATGTGGCCCAGGTTGGAAGCGCCGACTTCGTAAATTTCGGGATAAGAGAGCACCCAGCGCACCCGGCAGGCCGCCCAGTCTTTATGAAATGAACCGCGCTCGTTGCCCAGATAGCGGGCGGGCGTCTGGATGTCGGCAGTCAAAATCGTGTCGAGGGCGATGGGCGGCATGAAAATACGTCCAGCAGGACACCCAATATTGTAGGCCGCCGATAGTCGTCTTTGCGAACTAGACATACAGAAGTAGAAAGGCTATTGACGGCGGCTTTCCAGCGTGGAATACTGACCGTGCGAATGGGTGCGAACAGACGGCAGCGTTTTGCTGGGAATATTCTTTGATTCGGACAGTTGCTTATGTATCACAGTCGTCTGATCGTCAAACCCGGCTCGACCATCGCCTTAAAAGACTACGATCCGCGCTACACGGGCGATTACAAGAACAAGGACGAAGCGAAGGGCAAACTCGAGGGTGACGTTCAGCAGCTTGCCCAGTACCAGGATGTTCTTTATGCCCAGAACTCCTACGCAGTGCTCATCGTCTTTCAGGCGATGGACGCAGCGGGCAAAGACAGCACGATCAAGCACGTGATGTCGGGCGTCAACCCCCAGGGCTGCCAGGTCTACAGCTTCAAAGCGCCCTCGGCTGAGGAACTGGATCACGACTATCTCTGGCGCTCGGCGAAGGTGGTGCCGGAGCGGGGACGGATCGGCATCTTCAACCGCTCCCACTACGAGGAGGTGCTGGTGGTGCGGGTGCATCCGGAACTACTGGACAGGCAACAGTTGCCGGCGTCCGCCAGAAAAGGAGACATCTGGAAGGAGCGCTTCGAGCAGATCAACAACTTCGAGAAGTACCTGAGCGCCAACGGCATCGTCATTCTCAAATTTTTCTTGAACGTCTCCAGGGACGAGCAAAAAAAGCGCTTTCTTGAGCGGATCGACGAGCCTGAGAAAAACTGGAAATTTTCAGCGAGCGATGCGGCGGAGCGCGCCTACTGGAAAGATTACATGCGCGCCTACGAAGCCGTTTTTAATGCCACCAGCACCGAATGGGCACCCTGGTACATCATCCCCGCCGACCGCAAGTGGTTTACCCGGCTGGCAGTCGCAGACATTATCTGCGAGCGCCTGAAGCAACTGCACCTGCAGTATCCCGTGCCGCTGGAGGCCCACAAAAAAGACCTCCTCAAGGCCAGGGAAGTCCTGGAGAGTGAAAAAGATTAGCAAAGACTATTTTAGTATTTCCTCAGCAATCAGGCAGGCTATCCCATGAACATCCTCACGGTTTCGACGACGCCGTTTGCCGATCAAAAGCCCGGCACCTCCGGGTTGCGCAAGTCCGTGCCGACTTTTCAGCAGCCCCACTACCTCGAAAATTTCGTCCAGTCCGCCTTCGACACCTTCGATCAGTGCGCCGGTCAGACCCTGGTTCTGGGCGGCGATGGCCGCTACTACAACCGCGAGGCGATCCAGATCATCTTAAAGATGGCAGCCGCCAACGGTTTCGCTCGGGTGAAGGTGGGTCAGCGCGGCATTCTTTCTACCCCCGCCACCTCCTGCATCATCCGCAAGTACAGGACCCTGGGCGGGATCATCCTCTCT harbors:
- a CDS encoding Uma2 family endonuclease produces the protein MYQPNPAADVIWPPTDLWSDEPPMESDWHRKQMQVLIESLESHWRDRQNFYCSGNLTIYYSLTQRKSEDFRGPDFFVVLGCERRERRSWTVWEEGGRLPNVIVEILSESTAEIDRGLKKQIYQDVLRVPEYFWFDPQSQELCGFHLVEGQYEPLEVSESGRLWSGQLELFFGVPEDRLRLLTADGTVIPTPMERALEAEQQVLQEQQRAVQAEQQVVQERQRAERLAQRLRELGLDPDAL
- a CDS encoding polyphosphate kinase 2 family protein gives rise to the protein MYHSRLIVKPGSTIALKDYDPRYTGDYKNKDEAKGKLEGDVQQLAQYQDVLYAQNSYAVLIVFQAMDAAGKDSTIKHVMSGVNPQGCQVYSFKAPSAEELDHDYLWRSAKVVPERGRIGIFNRSHYEEVLVVRVHPELLDRQQLPASARKGDIWKERFEQINNFEKYLSANGIVILKFFLNVSRDEQKKRFLERIDEPEKNWKFSASDAAERAYWKDYMRAYEAVFNATSTEWAPWYIIPADRKWFTRLAVADIICERLKQLHLQYPVPLEAHKKDLLKAREVLESEKD
- a CDS encoding type II toxin-antitoxin system RelE/ParE family toxin, which produces MEVRWTDKSLVDLNRLHAFLRPTNPQAAARVVRSLIAAAKRLEQFPQLGTALPEFAPRNVRRLIVADYEMRYELKDDALFILRVWRAREDR
- the mnmA gene encoding tRNA 2-thiouridine(34) synthase MnmA, translated to MTAGIKLAAALSGGVDSSVAAALVRQQGYRVLGITLWLMRGKGSCCSDGMKDAARVCEQLGIAHHIVDVREQFEETIVDFLVTGYQQGVTPLPCSRCNKELKFGLLLDYARHKLGIDRLATGHYARNGFDPETDRHWLARAVDRAKDQSYFLYDLSQEQLASAVFPLGELTKDQTRAIAAELGLSVAHKPESMDLCLVEAAGSMRNFLDNHIDTRRGEIVDTAGKILGEHDGAHHYTVGQRRGLGVAAAQPLYVVAIDAANNRVVVGGREEALTHECIARQVNWVSIAEPTAPIQAMVQVRYRAQPVEATIIPLPENRVRIVFTDAPQFAICPGQAAVWYGGDRVLGGGIIA
- a CDS encoding Uma2 family endonuclease; the encoded protein is MPDGFLSLEVERVFDEDLRLSYVLWEELKVPTLVLKVVSKTRNKEYRQKKALYAELGVPYYVIYAPRRRRKEHLEIYRLVEEPYVLLPGQPAWIEELGLGIGRERGTYEGVTREWLYWYDRDGKRYATPEERLAQAEEQVERNRERIRALEQKLRESGIEP
- a CDS encoding HNH endonuclease yields the protein MSSGYISEELRERVRQHAQDRCGYCLSPQKYVLGRLEIEHIIPLAYGGTNEEENLWLSCRLCNSYKGTQVRARDPITGRSTKLFNPRTQRWSRHFRWSPDGTRVIGYTVCGRATVIALQMNNLIAVTVRQQWELAGWHPPVDLP
- a CDS encoding TIGR03960 family B12-binding radical SAM protein; the protein is MPPIALDTILTADIQTPARYLGNERGSFHKDWAACRVRWVLSYPEIYEVGASNLGHIILYNILNTQPRQLCDRAYLPGSDFAERLRSTGTPLFAVESRRALAEFDIIGFSLAYELGVTNVLEMLDLAGLPLSWRERDEHHPLVFAGGPTASSNPEPYAEFFDFFVIGDGEEVLAEIGLVVEEGKAQGLTREALLLDLAQVPGVYVPRFYAPSAGGLVPVAEVPARVLRRVAAPIPKYSVGLVPFIATVHDRLAIEVRRGCTRGCRFCQPGMLTRPARDVAPDQVVEGVLEGLKATGYNEFSLLSLSCSDYLSLPAVGAELQNALSNDLISLSLPSQRVDRFDEQIAQIIGGARKPGLTFAPEAGTQRLRDVINKGLTNEELLRGVKTAFDQGWDMVKLYFMIGLPTETDEDVLGIAETIGWLQRECRAPNRRRFEIHVTISNFTPKPFTPFQWHTVTAAELAHKQALLQQAFRRLKGVKANFTDLRVSGLEDVLTRADRSLHRAIRRAWDLGVARHDPWFAPDRFFGIWEQVLAESGCSWDVVAPAIDSPLPWDFIDTGIDRQWLVEDYRRALAETIVPDCSFDSCSHCGVCSEDFGANVVIPAAPIPERVEAQGPAVQPATRLRAVFTKLGEVRFIGHLDLQRFWERACRRAGIALAYSNGFHPLPRISIATALALGLESEGEIVDFELATAMTPEAFRAQLRPELPDGIALVTVEEVPLKSPSAAAQLAAASYQLTLQVSAPTDWQAAISQLLASETLPLLRTSKKSGQTRTVDCRPWLLDLELVSAESEAIALRYTGTCRNDGTVLRPDDIAQLLAQQTGLEITLGRVKRLGLNLAA